Proteins encoded by one window of Triplophysa rosa linkage group LG19, Trosa_1v2, whole genome shotgun sequence:
- the f2rl1.1 gene encoding coagulation factor II (thrombin) receptor-like 1, tandem duplicate 1: MTHRLMWKLAVLLFIHVNLSSQSTEKGFTGEESEEGVKVTVTAKSVLESKLTHIFFPIVYIVVFSVGLPTNAMAVWVFLFRTKKKHPSAIFMANLALADLLFVIWTPLKIAYHFNGNNWIYGEALCKVFVAFFYSNMYCSTIFIACISVQRYWAVVHPLSQQKKNNRLAIGVSVCVWLVVWLITIPLYLYDQTVKVTNLNILTCHDVTRPSQSLYPSIYFLTMGILGFLVPCIVCIVSYVQMLRALKSSMTDETIAQKRRKAVILVVTVLVMFLVCFTPSNIMVIVHYSLLHAGVQDSGYGFYISTLCLASLNSCVDPFVYYFISDEFREHVRNTFMCRSERTAQRMRVSFSAMKYSKKSSTYASDSGNTQSSSY; encoded by the exons ATGACACACAGACTGATGTGGAAACTTGCTGTGCTTCTGTTCATCCACGTGAACCTGTCAAGCCAAA gCACTGAAAAAGGCTTTACTGGTGAAGAAAGTGAGGAGGGTGTAAAGGTGACAGTGACCGCTAAAAGCGTGCTGGAAAGCAAGCTCACCCACATCTTCTTCCCAATTGTGTACATCGTCGTCTTCAGTGTGGGCCTGCCAACCAACGCTATGGCCGTCTGGGTCTTTCTCTTCAGGACAAAGAAGAAGCACCCCTCCGCCATCTTCATGGCCAACCTCGCACTGGCGGACCTGCTCTTCGTTATCTGGACCCCTCTGAAAATCGCGTATCATTTTAACGGCAACAACTGGATTTACGGAGAAGCCCTGTGCAAAGTGTTTGTGGCCTTTTTCTATAGCAACATGTACTGTTCCACTATTTTCATTGCGTGTATCAGCGTCCAGAGGTACTGGGCTGTAGTTCATCCGCTTTCCCAGCAGAAAAAGAACAACCGGTTGGCGATtggcgtgtctgtgtgcgtttGGTTGGTCGTGTGGCTTATCACCATACCTCTTTATCTTTACGACCAGACTGTGAAGGTCACCAACCTTAACATCCTCACCTGCCACGACGTCACTCGGCCCAGCCAATCACTCTACCCCTCCATCTACTTCCTGACCATGGGAATTCTGGGATTTTTAGTTCCCTGCATAGTGTGTATAGTGTCGTACGTACAGATGCTGCGTGCCCTCAAGAGCTCCATGACGGATGAAACCATCGCTCAGAAGCGCAGGAAGGCTGTCATTCTCGTTGTCACGGTACTGGTGATGTTCCTGGTTTGTTTTACGCCCAGTAACATCATGGTCATTGTGCATTACTCGCTGTTGCATGCAGGTGTGCAGGACAGCGGCTACGGCTTTTACATCAGCACTTTGTGTCTGGCCAGCCTCAACAGCTGCGTTGATCCGTTTGTGTATTATTTCATCTCGGACGAGTTTAGGGAGCACGTCAGAAACACGTTTATGTGTCGCAGCGAGCGCACGGCGCAGCGGATGCGCGTCTCTTTTAGCGCTATGAAGTATTCAAAGAAAAGCAGCACGTACGCGTCGGACTCCGGGAACACGCAGAGCAGCTCCTACTGA
- the f2rl1.2 gene encoding coagulation factor II (thrombin) receptor-like 1, tandem duplicate 2, giving the protein MALAGICRIVTFSACLIFASAQNKSKGRGLIVVHSQDTEQIVVDTLKSGLTTVFLPIIYIIVFVLGLPSNAMALWVLLFRSKKIHPSSIYMGNLALADLMFVILTPLKIAYHLKGNNWTFGEGMCKVMVGFFYGNMYCSILFIMCLSVQRYWVCAHPLSQQRKNNKLAIILSVCIWIFILVSSTPLYLYQQTVHLPDMNITTCHDVNSITLESLVTGNVFQDVQKPFYYFMVMAGLVFFVPMIVIIVAYVLLLRSLGNSAVEGSAGKSRRRAVLLIITVLITFLICFIPSNVMVVVHYALLAKGWTNNGYAFYITVLCLASLNSCLDPFIYYYVSEEFREHVKNTLLCRSSRTVERMRVSFSSMKYSKRTNTYTSSSGHTENSTC; this is encoded by the exons ATGGCTCTCGCCGGAATTTGCCGAATCGTGACGTTTTCCGCTTGTTTGATCTTCGCGTCCGCACAGA aTAAAAGTAAAGGACGTGGTTTAATTGTCGTTCACAGTCAGGACACGGAACAGATCGTTGTAGATACGCTCAAGAGTGGCCTCACGACCGTCTTCCTGCCTATTATTTACATCATCGTTTTTGTTTTGGGGTTGCCCAGCAACGCCATGGCGTTATGGGTCTTGCTCTTCCGGTCAAAGAAAATTCACCCTTCTTCCATCTACATGGGCAACCTGGCGCTGGCCGACCTGATGTTCGTGATCTTGACCCCGCTGAAGATCGCCTACCACCTGAAAGGGAATAACTGGACGTTTGGGGAGGGAATGTGTAAAGTAATGGTTGGGTTCTTCTACGGCAACATGTACTGCTCCATTCTCTTCATCATGTGTTTGAGCGTGCAGCGTTACTGGGTCTGCGCCCACCCCCTTTCCCAACAGAGGAAAAACAACAAACTTGCCATCATCCTGTCTGTGTGCATCTGGATCTTTATTTTGGTCAGCAGCACGCCTTTGTACCTGTACCAGCAGACTGTTCACCTGCCAGACATGAACATCACCACCTGCCATGACGTCAACAGTATCACCCTGGAGAGCCTCGTCACGGGCAATGTGTTCCAGGATGTACAGAAGCCCTTCTACTACTTCATGGTGATGGCAGGTCTGGTTTTCTTCGTCCCGATGATAGTCATAATCGTGGCTTACGTGCTGCTCCTCCGGTCGCTTGGAAACTCCGCCGTGGAGGGCAGTGCCGGAAAAAGCCGCCGGCGTGCCGTGCTCCTCATCATCACGGTGCTCATCACATTCTTGATCTGCTTCATTCCCAGTAACGTGATGGTGGTTGTACATTACGCTCTCCTGGCGAAAGGTTGGACTAACAACGGCTACGCCTTCTACATCACCGTGCTGTGCCTGGCCAGTCTCAACAGCTGCCTGGACccttttatttactattacgtGTCTGAGGAATTCAGGGAGCACGTCAAGAACACGTTACTGTGCCGTAGCAGTCGCACGGTGGAGAGGATGAGGGTGTCTTTCAGCTCGATGAAATACTCTAAAAGGACCAACACGTACACTTCCAGCAGTGGCCACACAGAGAACAGCACCTGCTGA
- the LOC130570756 gene encoding proteinase-activated receptor 2-like yields the protein MSDYVLKMCFVPGRKRSFTAIQDQDTNNVTVDQIAADTLKSGLTTVFLPIIYIIIFALGLLSNAMAIWVMVFRSKKIHPSSIYMGNLALADLMFVILTPLKIAYHLKGNNWTFGEGMCKVMVGLFYGNMYCSILFIMCLSVQRYWFCAHPLSQQRKNNKLAIILSVCIWIFILVSSTPLYLYQQTVHLPDMNITTCHDVNSITLESLVTGNVFQDVQKPFYYFMVMAGLVFFVPMIVIIVAYVLLLRSLGNSAVEGSAGKSRRRAVFLIITVLITFLICFIPSNVMVVVHYALLAKGWTNNGYASYIPVLCLASLNSCLDPFIYYYVSEEFREHVKNTLLCHSKQ from the coding sequence ATGAGCGACtatgtgttaaaaatgtgttttgttccaGGTAGAAAACGTTCCTTCACTGCCATTCAGGATCAGGACACGAACAATGTTACTGTTGACCAGATCGCTGCAGATACGCTCAAGAGCGGCCTCACGACCGTCTTCCTGCCTATTATTTACATCATCATCTTTGCTTTGGGGTTGCTCAGCAACGCGATGGCGATATGGGTCATGGTCTTCCGGTCAAAGAAAATTCACCCTTCTTCCATCTACATGGGCAACCTGGCGCTGGCCGACCTGATGTTCGTGATCTTGACCCCGCTGAAGATCGCCTACCACCTGAAAGGGAATAACTGGACGTTTGGGGAGGGAATGTGTAAAGTAATGGTTGGGCTCTTCTACGGCAACATGTACTGCTCCATTCTCTTCATCATGTGTTTGAGCGTGCAGCGTTACTGGTTCTGCGCCCACCCCCTTTCCCAACAGAGGAAAAACAACAAACTTGCCATCATCCTGTCTGTGTGCATCTGGATCTTTATTTTGGTCAGCAGCACGCCTTTGTACCTGTACCAGCAGACTGTTCACCTGCCAGACATGAACATCACCACCTGCCATGACGTCAACAGTATCACCCTGGAGAGCCTCGTCACGGGCAATGTGTTCCAGGATGTACAGAAGCCCTTCTACTACTTCATGGTGATGGCAGGTCTGGTTTTCTTTGTCCCGATGATAGTCATAATCGTGGCTTACGTCCTGCTCCTCCGGTCGCTTGGAAACTCCGCCGTGGAGGGCAGTGCCGGAAAAAGCCGCCGGCGTGCCGTGTTCCTCATCATCACGGTGCTCATCACATTCTTGATCTGCTTCATTCCCAGTAACGTGATGGTGGTTGTACATTACGCTCTCCTGGCGAAAGGTTGGACTAACAACGGTTACGCCTCCTACATCCCCGTGCTGTGCCTGGCCAGTCTCAACAGCTGCCTGGACccttttatttactattacgtGTCTGAGGAATTCAGGGAACACGTCAAGAACACGTTACTGTGTCACAGTAAACAGTAA
- the LOC130570647 gene encoding proteinase-activated receptor 1-like: MRIISYDDLDIPEQENCTEHLRNSTDLSAVKHNWTVPFRISYDAALFLKGPLVTRVMPSFYIFLFIISLPLNALALLTFTCKIKVKKPAVIYMSNLACVDLLFTLLLPLKIHYHLNGSHWVFGEAACRVLTSALYCYMYCSILLMMCMSVDRLVAVVFPVASLTWRSTRNSVYVCALVWVLALAGTIPLLSMTQALKTENVGVTCHDVLNHDPADQTYEYLFSILSCLYFFLPLVVTLACYCTIIYSLSTKSGRLATSSSLTSDRRRRAVIMTIAVLTEFVVCFAPTNGILLYHCVLLATGGVGGEGNTSYMAYMLALCAGSSSVFLDPLLYYYGSSQCRQQIRSVLRWRRTKSATKTSSTQAHVSK, translated from the exons ATGCGCATCATATCTTACGATGACTTAGATATACCAGAACAAG AGAACTGCACTGAACATTTGCGTAACAGCACTGATCTGAGCGCAGTAAAGCACAACTGGACTGTGCCGTTTAGAATCTCATATGATGCTGCGCTCTTCCTCAAAGGCCCGCTGGTCACACGTGTCATGCCCTCTTTCTACATCTTCCTCTTCATCATTAGTTTGCCTCTAAACGCGTTGGCCCTGCTGACTTTCACCTGTAAGATTAAAGTAAAGAAACCGGCTGTGATCTACATGTCAAACCTGGCGTGTGTGGATCTGCTCTTCACCCTGCTGCTGCCTCTGAAGATCCACTATCACCTGAACGGATCTCATTGGGTGTTTGGTGAGGCGGCGTGTCGTGTGCTGACCTCTGCTCTCTACTGCTACATGTACTGCTCCATACTGCTGATGATGTGCATGAGTGTGGACCGGCTGGTGGCCGTGGTGTTCCCCGTCGCCTCTCTCACCTGGCGGAGCACGAGGAattctgtgtacgtgtgtgcgctGGTCTGGGTGCTGGCACTCGCTGGCACAATCCCACTTCTCTCTATGACACAAGCGCTCAAGACTGAGAATGTGGGCGTCACCTGCCACGACGTCTTGAACCACGACCCTGCAGATCAGACGTATGAGTACCTATTCTCTATCCTCTCCTGCCTCTATTTCTTCCTGCCCCTGGTCGTCACTTTGGCGTGTTACTGTACCATTATATACTCACTCAGTACCAAGTCTGGTCGCTTAgcaacatcatcatcattaacCTCGGATAGACGAAGGAGAGCTGTGATTATGACTATTGCCGTGCTGACAGAGTTTGTGGTTTGCTTTGCACCGACCAATGGAATCCTGTTGTATCACTGTGTTCTTCTGGCCACAGGAGGCGTCGGCGGGGAGGGAAACACATCATATATGGCTTACATGTTGGCTCTGTGTGCGGGCAGCTCAAGTGTTTTTCTGGACCCTCTGCTGTACTACTACGGGTCGTCTCAGTGCAGACAGCAGATCAGGTCTGTGTTAAGGTGGAGAAGAACAAAAAGTGCAACAAAGACATCAAGCACTCAGGCTCACGTTAGCAAGTGA